A genomic region of Arvicola amphibius chromosome 7, mArvAmp1.2, whole genome shotgun sequence contains the following coding sequences:
- the Fam161b gene encoding protein FAM161B isoform X2: MSPDSWGGTDWTLEANPRLALQRGVATSASRAALLVLSLSLPLLLLVRKMTVGRSAGAPECTEWSREIFPPKSSSDTEPEDELSGEGLVLPRAGKLHEFLSPEEETDSASDSTGSFSRTLQTGQQKGRWSLLKSLCRSDPDSDPDSSEDEEDLETFFQDKSRGEPQVRDPPSLRCGSMRRCSSMTSLPCDFAKTQNLPASDSGPPSQHRSVCSWASSITVPQPFRMTLREAQKKARWLASPASFEQERLQAQKQGQEESECFRQFRAQPVPAHVYLPLYQEIVERSEARRRVGIQKRKELLLSSLKPFSFHERKEQKKEAAPQTDSAAVAQAKVPPKKATRRIPKAILEPALGDKLQEAELLRKIRIQMRAMDMLKMASSPISTSSSQAPRTAARTQKEKLSFLQTEFGFQPRVNPVVPDYEGLYKAFQRRAAKRRETRETTRNKPFLLRTASLCHTPRPCDATTAEGRRKRTQKSPQPATTPLPTSHSLSGLASFSANTLPVHITDATRKRESAVRNNDRKRTKEYKKELEEMKRRIQTRPYLFEQVSKALARKEAEERYRDTLRQAGLEEEFVRTKSQGTQAVQGKKKAKAKDSPSIHDTIKLNIQDSWQDLDDPEPAC, encoded by the exons ATGTCTCCTGACTCCTGGGGCGGAACAGACTGGACACTGGAAGCCAATCCGAGGCTAGCGCTACAAAGGGGCGTGGCTACCAGTGCCTCGCGGGCCGCACTGCTGGTACTGTCGCTGTCGCTGCCGCTTCTGCTTCTGGTTAGGAAGATGACTGTGGGGAGATCTGCCGGGGCCCCCGAATGCACCGAGTGGAGCCGTGAG atATTTCCCCCCAAATCCTCTTCAGACACTGAGCCAGAAGATGAGCTGTCTGGAGAAGGGCTGGTTTTGCCCAGAGCTGGAAAACTCCACGAGTTCCTCAGTCCAGAGGAGGAAACAGATTCTGCTTCTGACTCCACTGGGAGCTTTTCTAGGACCTTACAGACTGGACAGCAGAAAGGCAGGTGGAGTCTGCTAAAATCTCTGTGTCGGTCTGACCCAGACAGTGATCCGGACAGCTCTGAGGATGAGGAAGACTTAGAGACCTTCTTCCAAGACAAGAGCAGGGGGGAGCCACAGGTCCGGGACCCTCCATCTCTTAG GTGTGGCTCCATGAGGCGCTGCAGCTCCATGACCAGCCTTCCCTGTGACTTTGCCAAGACGCAGAACCTGCCAGCCTCAGACTCTGGGCCTCCCTCCCAGCACAGAAGTGTCTGCTCCTGGGCATCCTCCATCACTGTCCCTCAGCCCTTCCGCATGACGCTACGGGAGGCCCAGAAGAAGGCCCGATGGCTGGCCTCACCTGCCTCTTTTGAGCAGGAGAGGCTGCAGGCCCAGAAACAGGGGCAAGAGGAGTCTGAGTGCTTTCGGCAGTTCCGGGCCCAGCCTGTGCCGGCCCATGTCTACCTCCCACTCTACCAGGAGATCGTGGAGCGCAGTGAGGCACGGAGGCGTGTGGGGATccagaagaggaaggagctgCTCCTCTCCTCCTTGAAGCCCTTCAGCTTCCATGAAAGGAAAGAGCAGAAAAAGGAAGCTGCTCCACAGACAGACTCGGCTGCAGTGGCTCAGGCCAAGGTCCCCCCAAAGAAGGCCACTAGAAGGATCCCCAAGGCCATTCTGGAACCAGCCCTTGGGGACAAACTCCAGG AAGCAGAGCTCCTCAGGAAAATTCGGATCCAGATGCGAGCCATGGACATGCTCAAGATGGCTTCGTCCCCCATCAGCACATCCAGTAGCCAGGCTCCCCGCACAGCTGCCCGCACCCAGAAGGAAAAGCTGAGCTTTCTACAGACAGAATTCGGATTCCAGCCTCGGGTAAACCCTGTGGTCCCTGACTATGAGGGCCTTTACAAGGCTTTCCAGAGAAGAGCTGCCAAGAGAAGGGAGACCCGGGAAACAACGCGAAACAAGCCCTTCCTGCTACGGACGGCCAGCCTGTGCCACACTCCACGGCCCTGTGATGCCACTACTgctgaaggcagaaggaagagaaccCAG AAGTCCCCTCAGCCAGCCACTACCCCCTTGCCAACGAGTCATTCTCTGAGTGGTCTTGCTTCCTTTTCTGCCAACACCCTCCCTGTGCACATAACAGATGCTACCAGGAAGAGGGAGTCTGCAGTCAG GAACAATGACCGTAAAAGAACAAAGGAATATAAGAAAGAAttggaagaaatgaagagaagaatACAAACAAGGCCCTATCTCTTCGAACAAGTTAGCAAG GCCCTCGCCAGGAAAGAAGCAGAAGAGCGGTATCGGGACACCCTgaggcaggctggcctggaggaAGAGTTTGTGAGAACCAAGAGTCAAGGCACACAGGCTGTGCAAGGCAAGAAGAAAGCCAAAGCCAAGGATTCTCCTAG catccatgaTACTATAAAACTCAACATCCAAGATTCATGGCAGGATTTAGATGACCCTGAACCAGCCTGCTGA
- the Fam161b gene encoding protein FAM161B isoform X1 yields the protein MSPDSWGGTDWTLEANPRLALQRGVATSASRAALLVLSLSLPLLLLVRKMTVGRSAGAPECTEWSREIFPPKSSSDTEPEDELSGEGLVLPRAGKLHEFLSPEEETDSASDSTGSFSRTLQTGQQKGRWSLLKSLCRSDPDSDPDSSEDEEDLETFFQDKSRGEPQVRDPPSLRCGSMRRCSSMTSLPCDFAKTQNLPASDSGPPSQHRSVCSWASSITVPQPFRMTLREAQKKARWLASPASFEQERLQAQKQGQEESECFRQFRAQPVPAHVYLPLYQEIVERSEARRRVGIQKRKELLLSSLKPFSFHERKEQKKEAAPQTDSAAVAQAKVPPKKATRRIPKAILEPALGDKLQEAELLRKIRIQMRAMDMLKMASSPISTSSSQAPRTAARTQKEKLSFLQTEFGFQPRVNPVVPDYEGLYKAFQRRAAKRRETRETTRNKPFLLRTASLCHTPRPCDATTAEGRRKRTQKSPQPATTPLPTSHSLSGLASFSANTLPVHITDATRKRESAVRMSLEKKDKSDESIQWLEMHKKNCQAMSKSVTLRAKAMDPHKSLEEVFKAKLKENRNNDRKRTKEYKKELEEMKRRIQTRPYLFEQVSKALARKEAEERYRDTLRQAGLEEEFVRTKSQGTQAVQGKKKAKAKDSPSIHDTIKLNIQDSWQDLDDPEPAC from the exons ATGTCTCCTGACTCCTGGGGCGGAACAGACTGGACACTGGAAGCCAATCCGAGGCTAGCGCTACAAAGGGGCGTGGCTACCAGTGCCTCGCGGGCCGCACTGCTGGTACTGTCGCTGTCGCTGCCGCTTCTGCTTCTGGTTAGGAAGATGACTGTGGGGAGATCTGCCGGGGCCCCCGAATGCACCGAGTGGAGCCGTGAG atATTTCCCCCCAAATCCTCTTCAGACACTGAGCCAGAAGATGAGCTGTCTGGAGAAGGGCTGGTTTTGCCCAGAGCTGGAAAACTCCACGAGTTCCTCAGTCCAGAGGAGGAAACAGATTCTGCTTCTGACTCCACTGGGAGCTTTTCTAGGACCTTACAGACTGGACAGCAGAAAGGCAGGTGGAGTCTGCTAAAATCTCTGTGTCGGTCTGACCCAGACAGTGATCCGGACAGCTCTGAGGATGAGGAAGACTTAGAGACCTTCTTCCAAGACAAGAGCAGGGGGGAGCCACAGGTCCGGGACCCTCCATCTCTTAG GTGTGGCTCCATGAGGCGCTGCAGCTCCATGACCAGCCTTCCCTGTGACTTTGCCAAGACGCAGAACCTGCCAGCCTCAGACTCTGGGCCTCCCTCCCAGCACAGAAGTGTCTGCTCCTGGGCATCCTCCATCACTGTCCCTCAGCCCTTCCGCATGACGCTACGGGAGGCCCAGAAGAAGGCCCGATGGCTGGCCTCACCTGCCTCTTTTGAGCAGGAGAGGCTGCAGGCCCAGAAACAGGGGCAAGAGGAGTCTGAGTGCTTTCGGCAGTTCCGGGCCCAGCCTGTGCCGGCCCATGTCTACCTCCCACTCTACCAGGAGATCGTGGAGCGCAGTGAGGCACGGAGGCGTGTGGGGATccagaagaggaaggagctgCTCCTCTCCTCCTTGAAGCCCTTCAGCTTCCATGAAAGGAAAGAGCAGAAAAAGGAAGCTGCTCCACAGACAGACTCGGCTGCAGTGGCTCAGGCCAAGGTCCCCCCAAAGAAGGCCACTAGAAGGATCCCCAAGGCCATTCTGGAACCAGCCCTTGGGGACAAACTCCAGG AAGCAGAGCTCCTCAGGAAAATTCGGATCCAGATGCGAGCCATGGACATGCTCAAGATGGCTTCGTCCCCCATCAGCACATCCAGTAGCCAGGCTCCCCGCACAGCTGCCCGCACCCAGAAGGAAAAGCTGAGCTTTCTACAGACAGAATTCGGATTCCAGCCTCGGGTAAACCCTGTGGTCCCTGACTATGAGGGCCTTTACAAGGCTTTCCAGAGAAGAGCTGCCAAGAGAAGGGAGACCCGGGAAACAACGCGAAACAAGCCCTTCCTGCTACGGACGGCCAGCCTGTGCCACACTCCACGGCCCTGTGATGCCACTACTgctgaaggcagaaggaagagaaccCAG AAGTCCCCTCAGCCAGCCACTACCCCCTTGCCAACGAGTCATTCTCTGAGTGGTCTTGCTTCCTTTTCTGCCAACACCCTCCCTGTGCACATAACAGATGCTACCAGGAAGAGGGAGTCTGCAGTCAG AATGTCACTtgaaaaaaaggacaaatcagaTGAGAGCATTCAGTGGCTGGAGATGCACAAAAAGAACTGTCAAGCCATGTCTAAATCAGTGACCCTGCGGGCTAAAGCCATGGATCCCCATAAAAGCCTGGAAGAGGTGTTCAAAGCGAAGCTGAAAGAGAACCG GAACAATGACCGTAAAAGAACAAAGGAATATAAGAAAGAAttggaagaaatgaagagaagaatACAAACAAGGCCCTATCTCTTCGAACAAGTTAGCAAG GCCCTCGCCAGGAAAGAAGCAGAAGAGCGGTATCGGGACACCCTgaggcaggctggcctggaggaAGAGTTTGTGAGAACCAAGAGTCAAGGCACACAGGCTGTGCAAGGCAAGAAGAAAGCCAAAGCCAAGGATTCTCCTAG catccatgaTACTATAAAACTCAACATCCAAGATTCATGGCAGGATTTAGATGACCCTGAACCAGCCTGCTGA